The nucleotide window TAATGTCTATGGTCGATAGCTACTTACCGATAGGTTGTCAAATTGACAatctacaatttatttaaaataaatgacatagtaacagaaaatattaagtaatacgTTCGTTAACATAGTAATTAATACATTGAAGCCTGTGATTGGTAAGAATAACGAAACATCGAGAATTAGAATTCAAATACGTaccactttaaatatatatattatgtattatgtagaTGCAAGTGGATATAAATAGTTGATGAAGCTCAAACTATACTAATAGCTACGTAATTGCTACAAAGTGTttgaattaaagaaaaataaatgttaacataGTTATATTGCCGtagaataatatgatattatttaaagctaAGTACCTAtccttaccaatattataaatgcgatagtggcttcgtttgtttgttacgctttacgTCTGAACTACGCAACCCATCGTTATGAAATTGCAAACACGTTGTCGTGAGTACAAAAAGcacatacaatttataacacCCCTAACATGCGGATAAAAGGTGATAAAACTACAATGCTTTGTTGGTAAATAAACACTTCTAAaaacgtaatatttaattgatgacTTACAAATAGATTACAGCGACTAAGACCCTTAAGTGTATATATTGCACcagattgaataaaaattttgccCCCGCCTCATCTCCGCCTATAAGCATCTATCTCGCTTGCATGCAAGCGGCTATATTGAGTAAGTATTTACAGAGGGcatgtacatatatagaaatttattatatcaataaacaatCACTTTTTATTTTCTCCAATTCAgtctattatatttgtattgcgTTCCCCATTCATCCAATAGAGATCGACTCACTTATTAAACGCAATACATAAATGCATTTGCGCAAGCGGCACAAACTCCTCGTTCAAAGCAGACGAAGCCCGGGGCGCTAATGAATTGATTCGGCGGCGCAGGTCGGCAGGTAGGAATTAACCTTGTGTAATTGCTaacgatgaaataaaaacaatttttattgatGTGTGTAAAGtatgaattgaatataaatgttatttttttttaatcccaGGTAAGTTTGTGTATTGAGATTATATTTAGGAATTGAGTTTTCACACCATATgggcattaatataaatcctaaactttactatatattatttacaaagtgaTTAATTGAAAAGTTTCATTGTTACATTGCATCGTACAAAGGAAATTATATCGAACCTtaaggtatattattatattattagtaatacaatataaatatacactatAATAAGGAAATTTATAAGGCACACATACGAAAATTCTGTGAAAACAGAAATCATATTAAAGAAcaggtatattatataaggcAAATATTAGAAACGACCAATGTCAAGGTTTTTACCTGTGAAACTATTTATAAGGATAGAGGAATGAACTTTTATCATAACGTTTCATTATATAACGTTTTATACGGTAAAGTTTCACTTCGTCACGTGTACCTCAGTTGCgcgctttttaattatttcgttcGTAACAAGTTTACCACAACTCTtcataaataacgttttttatataaagtcagCCTTCTATTACAAAAGCCTTAGTAATTAACTTACAATAGAATATTGACATTGTTTTCGAAATCAAATTGGtgcaaataagaaaaaattacaactgTAAAAATTTCTTTAcgtaaacgattttttttaaatagttttaaatgatCATGCTTTATAATGGTATTTGTGgtgttgataatataatatgttgtgtCAGCTTACTATTTATTGCTAAAatttagtttgtattttttataaatattattaatcctaTGATATCGAACTCTAAGGACTGCGAGACTTTATATTTAGACTTAGAGTTATTCAATTGCACGCTATGATATCCTTTATTTACctgtttaattatttgattatctGATTTTATAAAGAGCTGTGTTCAATTGATTAATTATGATAATcgactattaattattattacataataatcttgttaattattaaacaattaacttctaataaaaatacagtattCAAGTATGATTACTTGAATACTGTACCTTGAAaccaatgtaataaaaataaataattaatttataagaattcagtggtgcttgcccggatttgagcCTGCAGCCTTCTATTAAGAAtgacgtgttctagccactggaccatctcggctatttaagactatttaaaaaaatcgtaaatatatactctatatttttaaataaaacgaaagaaaaaaaatgtttattgctATTTGAATGCTCTCTTTTGTTTCGAACAAATCCGATCTAATGTAGAAacggtatttttatttaagtatacatTAAAAcctatataatagaaataagtgTTGGCACAAAAATAATCCATCAGTAAAAAATGAACTTCTTTAATTTTAAGcgatatttaaaagatattaaatgccacgatattatatttaaatattagtgaATTCATCACCTTATACAGAGGCTATTGAATTAGTTTTTGTCCTTGTTTGACCACACGACACCTGTTTTAGGAAGTTATATACTACTTTAAAACCGGAGTCATAGCAAAAATTAatcactttgtttttttttagcgaAGGCACGAATGAATCAttctaataagtaataataataatatcctgggacatttttcacacacggccatctgatcccaaattaagcttgtacaaagcttgtgctatggaaatcagacaactgatatactacacacactacttttcttttgtaaatacatacttatatagataaatacaccctgactcaggacaaacagacatgttcgtgcacataaatgtctgtcctgagttggaattgaacccacaacattcggcgtgaaaaacaagtatctaccaaccatgccaatcGGCTCGTCGAGtatccaaattatttattatctgtgcttaatataatgtaatttaaatatgtaatggtataaattattaaaaaataataccaaacaacaaaaatacaaacCATGACATAGATAAAATGAAGTTCTTCTTAGCCGTTATGTTGGtcgtgtttaaattattttgagtgTCCTTAGCACATGCGCAAAGGTTTAtcaaatttagaattaaaatttcttacttatattatttattttgcttgttttttttttcttttatatattgttttccagtatttttatttacattaattaacaaGCCGAGCTTTCGCTATCATTACCAATGTCATTGCAATAATTGGCAAAGtgcaaaattaatgttttacttaatttgttttttatttacaacaattacGTACAAATTAATCTGAAATATAAAGAAGTAATAATACAGCTACTAAACTGGTATTCCGTATATAAGTGTTACAAGAAACGGTTTCCACATACATATTCAAATATTCGGCATAAAACAGGCATCTTCTATATGccattctatttaattattaaactttaaatttactttaacttaaactttaaagtttaaaaaataacctgTCGTTTAAAAGCGTCGCGTGGTATACCCTTCCTAATTGAAGCGGgtggttatattataaaataatattccaatttcaggaaaaaaatgttttttttagtaatatttaagatTAGAATTACGAATAAATAACCTCTTTagttagaatttaaattaataacagatTAAAGCAAAACCTCACtcttttataaaagaaaaataacaaagaaaatacagataattaattttattcaaacggataaataaattaaaatggacGCGACCTCAATAAAACCAATCGGAACGGGACCTGAAAGAGAAATTTAAACAAAGAACGGAGTTTTGTGTTGGCGCACCTTTCAGTCTGTTTATATTATGCTTAAAGCGCTTTATATAAACATCTTGCCATATTATATACGACAAAGTTTATGCGTTTTATGTTACTTAATCAAGCTGCTGGCCCACGAATAGCAAGAGGAATTCTGATAACGTATGTCATATTATGCTATTAtccgtttaaattaaaaagtaagtaaactaaggcctcctcttcgtTCTAGTTTTCTTACAACGTTATCGCTttacgcgttttaaccactgggccatctcgaaaaataacattaaaatttcatttatgctGAGCGAAGCTGGCAAAttagttgaataaaaataaaacaaacattatttaataaataagattttctataagatttttttaatttatagaaccCGTTTTACATGCGCATGTTATGTTATTCAATTCACAAAACTACTATTTCCACGTATGTGCATGACGCATGTTAACACATGCATATGTGTAAACCTTTACCGGCTGGTTTATTTAACGAGAAAACAAATCAATTGGCATCGGAAGACAATTTTTAATCCCTTGTTAATTGTACTTTGAAACATTATAAAAGGATGTACAAATTTGTTACGATCGAGGTGCGACGCAAATATGTTTGGATAGAACATTTTAAATACGAATATTAGTACATCGTATAAAGAActtataagaatttataaaaaaaatatatatttgtcgcGGCTTATGAGTCATGTTGAAAACACTGATGTTTAAGTTAATTTCGCGCTACACATTAAAGCCGATTCTCTGTTCATTTATTGGTTAATGTAATTCCAATAATCCGATTAAGGAGGAAAGTAGAACATCAAAACAATTCTACATAcgaaaattgatatatttttatagagagAACATctcgtttttaaatttaattttttcaaagtCTAGAAACAAAATGGGAATAGACGTGAAGGTCCCTGCTCCCTACAGACGCGCTGACTCATACGGCCGTGCGCTTCCGCCTGATAGCAAGGTCACCGGCCGCGCACACTAACGCACACAAGCAAACGTGAAAGTAGTGAGAGTACAGTCGCGTTCAACCTTATTACCTTTTTTACGATTTATTCACTATGCAATGCCTTTATACACTTCTGTATCGGTTTATTCATGACGTATTGCTTTTGTTCTTATAaatctgtataatttatattatatttatgctagcgcaaattatatttaagtaagtcGTTTGAGTACaggtttatttatactaaatgaGGCGTTAACATGTACAAAATGATAAACGAATGAATCATAAGtccttgtaaataaatacatttcaaataaaacttcTATTGCATTTCATATCGGCATTTGTGTTTGTATCAAGGTAGTGACAAAATGCCAAGAGGCCGTCAAAACAAGTCTatttctgtttaaataaaattcgaggTCGTGATTCGTGAACGCGATCTGCAGTTTGGATAGctgcaaatttttattatagttgttatccttttttttttaatatacaattgtaGCGAGCAATATATGACGTAATGCtatcaaaaaatttatattgcttCCCATATATCGTTTATTCGAATAACAAAACAAGACCAACACACCAATTTCATTGTTTCtagaatttatatatcaaaatctTCATCTTTAGAAGATTTTTTGTTATCAACTGAGATTAAATCACAGAGTGAGTGAGTGCGTGTATTAAGTTAAACTAATAtcttataaagtttaatttttaaactctttaattttaaaatgtttttttttttattgtaaaacaaaacaagtaaacaaaaaaagttaactgttaaattaatatctaattAGAGTAGATCAACGATTAATCACAACCATCCGGTTCTGAGTAAACAATGAGCCAGTTTAGATTCTATTTCGACattcattttgtaattaaaccACTGTTAGAACGGTAATGAAAGATATGTGATCTGATTACAACAGCGATAGTTAAAAAATCCTTATTTGGAAACATTACCGTAATGAATAAACCTATTTATACCAATCTAAGGTTCAACACCGAAGCAATGGAATAATGAAGCCCTTTTGAGGCTTGTGTACGTTTCATGTTGTATTGTTTACAAACTCATATCATTACCATCATTATAGAAATATCTAAATCTTTAAAAGCTAAAGAAATAATTGAGaggcaagtttttatttttaaacattaatgaacattatttattattttgaacattAATGTTCAATGAAAATAAAGTTGAGGCCGTTAAACACGTTAATGATAtatcttacaaaattttaaattaaatttaaaacaatttttttttaatttaccaataaataaaattcacgtatgatatatttaaataaaaaaaataatctacgaATTAAATGAACAGTATTTTTGTTATGCATTGAAAACCATACTAAACTATACATTAAAACgtataccagaagatgcagagcgtttataaaaaggttttattatataatattattatataagcagcAATGTTTCGCAGTTTCATCTGCTTTAAGTTTAGACTGTTTAGCCTTTTAGACATGcttaaatttcatattcttgTAACACTAAAATAGTACTATATTCAGTAGCATTTATTTTTCGAACATGCAACACGTGTTCCtgacttaataattaataccgttatattatttatatttatcacagTCTGTCAGACATGGAACCATTTCATTACATACCTATTCAGATTGACAATACAATTACTGCCCACATGCATGTACTATACAGCTTTGTCTGTCGAAATCATTAACATATGAAGGCGTGTCTACCAGAGGTAATACGTTATGAATCAATATACGTATACAGTATATAAATCAACAGTTAACAAAATtagcataattaaaatatatacatatatattttcttatcaatatgaaaaatagggtttaattctatttattaattgtattgttattgtgTTACCAGCTGTGAATgagtaaagtattttttgtttttagtatggttaaagataatataatggTGAGTAATTATTGCCTAGATACAATAAGATGGTCCATGCCTTTTTTTAaaccaatatatttaataatatcttttgAATTATTAGAAAATGCAATAGATGCAATAGTTTAAAAAGAACTAACGCGTTaaagatgttatatattttgtaacatatttttgttgTCAATATATACGAATACTTTTTGCTTTTGCCTTTCTGAATACCCGTAAGCCTTTAACTTTTCATATAGTGAAAAGATTCCACGAAGatgtttatagaatatttaagaaATGATTCATAAGTAAgcgaaattgataaatattgcgAAATAACCAAATAAACTTTAACAAGTTTAACTATTATGGTATAAATAGgatttttatttagtactatAATGTTTTGTTGATGAGTTAAACcaagattttattaatgttttcgcTTCGGACATTTTCCacgataaagttaaaaaaagttattagaaGTCAGACATTGTACCTATCAAGAAAACAATTCGTTATTTAAATCAAGTGGcgatttataattgatatatcaaAATCTTGACCTTgatatgtaactttttttgtCGAGAACGTGTCTCGACGAAAGAGCCGTGGGGCCCGGTGTTATTTTGTTAGAGTTCGAAGACTATTTCAAGTTTtgcataaattatacaattaaagacACCAATTATGTTCGATTAAACGGTCATTTCAAGTTGAATTTTCGAAAGAGTTCACACGATGTTGAAAGTAGTGATTAATActacattttttatcataaaaatatacacactgATATGTCGTCAAAGTCGTATATTTTGTGCTATAATTCTCACACAATcgtcaatcaaaatatattaaaacgataCATTAGTACGCCTGAATTCAAATATTTAGGTAGATACTATAAAATACGGGTAATTTTCGTGAACATTCGGTAAATACAGTAGGATTTATTACCAATTCAAATAGTTGCATTGGTTCatttatatgtacttatatcACATTTGGTGgacttaattacattttaaactaaaatttaagttaacatctacgttattttaaattatgttaaactaCACAACGTACTGTATTaccttgttattttataaacgcCAGATCAGTGAAATCGTGGATTGATAGTATATCGCTTtccaaataataacaataaactcTAGGTGCACAGTTATCACAGTAATCAGATAATACAAAGTTCCTTTTGACGATATACATTCTTACGACTTATTACGTgacatttgttaaattatacatGAAACCTTATACCCTTCACTGTTTATAAAATCGTGCCTAGAGTGGTAGAGGATATGATAATCGCATACTAAGTTGTAATTTCAAATAGTCATCGAGCTTCTATGGTATACCGTTACTTCATATGCAAATTTTAAGCTATGCGACAGCAACATAAAATATGTGACgctatcaataatatatttttatgaaacgaCTTTATTTTTCACAGAAAGTTTTGATGCGCCTAATTTGACGTTAAAAACACTTGTTATGATTGAATTATAACTtggaaatattataacttttttaaaacttCATTACTTGTAAGTTACACGtaaacctttataatattaaatgagaaaatgattttagtaaaaaaatgttaaaatctaataaaataattaatcacttAAGTGCGCGACAGTCAACCCAAACAAACATAGGGACGCTACAAGACGAGGGGCGGGGGTAGGCACCCTTCGCGTCACGTGACGAGCGACCTTCAGGCGGCGCACCGACCTTGAGCGTCGCTCGCCCCGCGCGCGGGTCAGAGGTGAATGCACGCCAGTCCGCCCCGCGCGCACCGCTTCAGCCCGCTGCCTTGCTGCGGCCCCGAACACCATCTAATGCCACTCACCTCTTCCCTATCTACGACACCATGGCACCATACGCTCAGGCGCCACCCGTCTCCGCCAACATCCCGATTTCATGCACCCTCCCGCCGCGAACAGGTATTAGCGACGCGGCACACCTTTCCCATAAAATATCACCGACAAGTTTATTGACATCGAGTCGCTCGCACAATTGCGTAAATGTAACTATTTTCCAAGTACTCGAATGCATACACAACTGTCGTTCGAATAAGAAAacactttacttataaaattaaacgtctATTCactcaaaaatactttttacaagAAAAACATTAAACACAACGCGTTTACGAAATTCACACCAACACCATGTCCTCTCACCTCCGCAAAACAAAGCGGAATAAACTTACTCGAGCGAACTGACATCTCGCGAGTTTCACACACAACCGCAAAACAAACATTGATTACTGGCATCTAGTGTTACAAAAAAGAACTCTTTTGTGACACTATTGACTTAATGTTTTGGGTAGATGACGCTGCTCTCtcagttaaaaaattattttcattaaacaaaacttttatttataaaattttcgcaATAGCAGAACGTATTAATGATATAAATCCACTAacataatttagtattttttatcattaaatgtcAATACAGTCAACGTCAAAAATTTCacaatttctttatatattttatctgtgacattgttaaaagtttataatttgattacaaCCAGCTGTGCTGTTGTGTGAATTTGATTacttacaagtttattttacttttctattacattataaattatagtgaCGTATTTCGTGTACAGATTTAATATAGTTATCGTTGTTATATATTGGTCAGTGTTACAATAAAAtcgaaattgataaaaatatttctgagtTATACTTATGTCGagtcattaattaaatagattttacagTGACTCAAGGTTGTACTAATAAAAGAAGCAGAGCTTGTGACTATTATGAGAATTACAAACACATAATGGTTGAGGACAATGATCAAAGTTACGGAAGAACggcaaataaaaatgtactattGAAAATAGTAATTCTAGGAGATGGTGGTGTGGGCAAGTCGTGTTTGATGAGTAGGTTTATATCGAACCACTTCGACGACCACAACTTTCACACGATAGGCGTCGAGTTTATGAACAAAACGATAGATGTCAATGGAAAACAGTATACACtacaggtattttttttaaatattatatttaacttgacataaaaaataatgtacaagGGAATActtgtaattattacttaaactgTACAAACTGGCTTTACTgtcaataatgaatatatatataagatattttatttactactgAACTCTCTTTTAAGAGTTTAAGCggcaaatgtttttaatgttataggagaaaaagaaaaacatttgaatcttttctagaaaatgttatcTATTACTTAACTCACCTTGGATTTTTAGATAACGTGatgtaattacaataataatgcaACTTAAATATGTAACttcaaaattgaatataattgtcTTGAATGATAATTTCATCCATGCATTCTACAAACTTTAAAGGTTCaatgctggacaaaggccttccTTATTGGGTACCACTCCTGACCAGCTGCTGTGCTCTGACTTGGTGGCTTCTAGCCTCTTCTCTATGTCTATGTATCAGTCTATTTAATCCTATGGATTCATTTGTTCTTTATATATCCTTTATATAGTCATGGTCTCCGTTCGAAGCCTTTACTTCCAcattgcttatttatttcttcaaatgTCATCGATTAGTTTGCCACTTTAACATGCTAATTCCGTAAGATATGTTCGTTCTTTTCATTCATCTATGCATTTTTATTGCTATGAATAATGTCACATAGTGAAATGACAAACAATGCTTTTCTCATATTATATTGAGTGACCTTGAGTTTGCGATCGAGGCTGACGGTCAAGGATGATAAGTCACAACAGAGATCGACATTTCAACAttagtatattaaatgtattcattTCTCAAATCCATCTTGGTTGGAGATGGATTTTACGGGTGGCCTCTTTTTCAATGTTTGTCTTATGCAACTGCATTACTTGTCCCACGTAAATATTTTCGACGAAAACATCGAGAACATCTCAATCAAAAATTACATGTTGTGCGATGAATGTTaactaatttatgtttatttttatttgaatgcatCTTTTACtgcaatattgaaaaattttgGGAATATCACATCCGTTGACTAAAAACTCTACAATTGGATGGGTTTTTTGTAATACCAACATACACGTAAACAACTAAATGTATCTACAGTCAATCTGCCTTCGCTGCAGAGACATCAGTTTCAACCAAGCCTCATGACTTGGTTATATAACTTGTTGTATGGATGTGGTTATAGGTACTACAGATTTTTTGGAAACCTGCTTGTTTAGGAGACAGGAAACCACACATCTGGAGTGGGCTTGAAGCTTTCAAAGATGGGTCAAATCCATTTGATACTTACTTTGTAATATGAATGTACtatgttatttttacatactCGTACATAGACtacataaattttcaaaaattttaacattttgtttgcTTATGTActaatgtaataatgttatcTCTCAATTACATTAAACTAATTATGATTACAGTATTTAAGAACTTGTTTTATGTTAATCATTAACACATTAAGCTGAATATTAATggcttaattaatataattaaattattatgtgatCCTTTTTTTGGTAATTGAAGGTCTTTATTTATTGCCAATGTAatcaattaattgtataaaagtaGCTCATAAACATCTTCTCGGAAAGAGTTCAATTTCTTCATAAGGCAAAGGATTTGCGATATGAAaggttttttcttaatatttcacATTCGActttatgttttcttttgttgccaaacatgagataaattatataatattttatttgtaacgaaGAATCCAACAAATTCTGCTACATTATCATACATAAtacctatttaaattataaatataaaaatatttataataatggctACCTACAGTAGTCTAAAAAAAGATTTTGTCTTGATTATGGTAACTCGCAAAAAAAACCATACTAATTTGAAAAaggcagatatttttaaaatcacaggCAGacaatgcaattttatttatttgtatagaaacaaatttacaataatatattatttaaccaataatatattgactaatgtttatttaaaatgcatatgataataatatttacaattttcagaTATGGGACACAGCAGGTCAGGAACGTTTTAAATCTTTAAGGACACCATTCTATAGAGGGACGGATATCTGCATACTGGCATATGCTATAGACGATAGAAGTTCCTTTAACAATATTAAGACATGGTTAAATGAGTTCCTACATTATGCTGGTGTTAAAAATGGAATTGAAAAGTTTCCTTTTATCGTTGTTGGGAACAAGGTACATCAAAATTGTATGATTTTTTCACCAAGTTATCATAAATGCATCCATAAATATCGGAAACAAAAATCCGTATCACACTTGCATTCTATTCTGAAAGTCGTTGTTAAAATACATATGCAGattaaaccaatatatatatatatatatattatattatatatattatatatatatattatatatatattatataatgtatatatatgtatatattaatttataattaaaatatatagaatatattaagaaataacggtatattttatatcatgttaTCACAACTCACAGTATAATAGCAATccaagttaaatttatttgaaaatatcttttaactcaaagaagtttttatattgttacaatAGATAATGAAGACAATgacaataaacatattaaagagGCATTAGTTTGACTTAGCAGAGATAAAGGCATtcaaatgattaattatattatgttgattACATTAAACTGCCAGTTACGTATATATTTACAGTTATATTGCAGTgtgatgttttattattataaaaggaaaataGAATGTTCATTTTCAATGGAAATAGTcttgattgttttaattattattatttttaatatttctttacagttttttttttttttttaatatgattgcgattttttaatgttttctagggcaacactgaattttcatgtgctaaatttgtgtttataattcatttcgtccttaacggtgaaggaaaacatcatgaggaaacctttTTTTCTCCACGCTGGTAAAACGCATTACGCCTTTGCCTTACGGGAATAGAGGGGGTTATGTGCGATTCGCCGGTGTCCAGTGCCGAGTGCGCTCCTAacatcgaaatacccactaaaaaaactaGCGGTAGCCTTACcgttttaacgaggagcgccacgttATCGCCCGCGCataccgtggcgctctgacggACGGCCCCCCCATGAGGGCCTCCATTCTTTAGGGAGGATTACCAGAGAACCGAGAAACCCCCTAGTCCCGGTATATATAATCCCCAGTCCTAGTATTGTCCAATTTTATTGACTTGTATGTGGCCCTTGTGAAAagtgtacttattttttaatttattttgtatttttattttagtcagACGTATCCTCAAAGGATAGAGAGGTATCTTATGATCAGTTGAAACATTGGTgcgatgaaaataaaatatcaacataCTTAGAAACCTCTGCTAAGACAGACAGCAATGTCGTTGAAGCTTTCTCGCTTGCTGTACAGAGGTAATTTGctgaattgaattatttatttactatgctTTTTATTTGG belongs to Nymphalis io chromosome 2, ilAglIoxx1.1, whole genome shotgun sequence and includes:
- the LOC126777658 gene encoding ras-related protein Rab-9B isoform X1 codes for the protein MTQGCTNKRSRACDYYENYKHIMVEDNDQSYGRTANKNVLLKIVILGDGGVGKSCLMSRFISNHFDDHNFHTIGVEFMNKTIDVNGKQYTLQIWDTAGQERFKSLRTPFYRGTDICILAYAIDDRSSFNNIKTWLNEFLHYAGVKNGIEKFPFIVVGNKSDVSSKDREVSYDQLKHWCDENKISTYLETSAKTDSNVVEAFSLAVQRWADLEQKAEKELRMFHHPDTVTLHGSSAVSSFRATCCSRFTSYES
- the LOC126777658 gene encoding ras-related protein Rab-9B isoform X2: MVEDNDQSYGRTANKNVLLKIVILGDGGVGKSCLMSRFISNHFDDHNFHTIGVEFMNKTIDVNGKQYTLQIWDTAGQERFKSLRTPFYRGTDICILAYAIDDRSSFNNIKTWLNEFLHYAGVKNGIEKFPFIVVGNKSDVSSKDREVSYDQLKHWCDENKISTYLETSAKTDSNVVEAFSLAVQRWADLEQKAEKELRMFHHPDTVTLHGSSAVSSFRATCCSRFTSYES